AGGGAAAGTGTTCCAACACTGATTTCTCGGGAGAGTAGGCGTCGATCTGATGGGAAGCAGCGGCAGTGCTGGAGGGAGCTTGAAGGACAGAGCGGTGACGCTTGATGAGCGGTGGTGTCATGTCCCGACGATAGCTTGGAGGGAGCTCGAAGGGTAGGGGAGCAGCACTAGAGGAAGATCGAAGGGGTGGGCGGCGGCGCTGGAGCGTGAGAGAGTAGGGCGACGACGTAGGGAGTTTTTTAGATGAGAAGTAGGTCAAAATAGGGATGAGAGGGAGGGCATATGGGCTGGGATGGTGGGCTGTCTAAGTGGGCTGGAGCCCTTATCCCCTCTCTTTTCCCCCTTTTCTCCTTCCATCTTGCTACCATTTTATCGCTGCATATGATAATTAGGTGTCTCCTAGGTGTCCGGAAGGTGGTGGAATGCCGTACCTTTTAACGCTTCAAGAtctatgcactagagctaatacttAGTTGACTAACAAATTTGCTAgaaaaattagctagctaactactTCCTCCGTTCTTTTTATTTATCGCGTTTAAGGTAAAATAAACTAGCGGGTAACAAATATTCGAAAACGAAGATAGTATTAGCTATTTTACTAAAAGTAGCTAATATCTGAACTATTAGCTTGGTTGTTTCGACATCTCGACTAATTTTATCCGTAAACCATTAGCTCTAATGTATTAAAACACCCCTTAGTTTTATTAAGAATAAGGTATCCGAGGAAGTTGTTGGGTATAAAAAAGATACATGTTCCATGCATATACATTGTACCTCTATTTATAGGGATTTATAAGGATAATACGACGTATAACTTtatataaaattacatttatatctTTAACCCATATACATGATCTATAGAGGTCATGATCTATAGAGGTCGTTAAGATTATTGTTGTCTTTTCAAGGGCGTTTTGTCTTTTCTTCTTAGAATCGTGTCAGACACGTCGCTTGAATCCTCCTTGGTCTTCTTATCCACGTGCCTTCACCTTTCGGACCTTCTAGACTCTTAGCATGGTCCATTTGAACCACGACTCGTATGTGCATATTAAGATAAAGCTTGTTCCATCGTTACTAAAACAAACCTAAAGATAGAGAACCTTCGGTatatctctactatacttaaagcaccagtttcaacggtcgtgcgtcatttttttataaaaaaaaacaCCCTCATTTTTTTCttgatcaacccgccgtcctctccGCGATAGGATCCACGATCCTCGCGTCGCCGCTAACACTGCCCTGCCCGTGCGTTAATCGTCGTCTATCCCTGCACGATCCAAATGTGCTCCCACCTCCCCTGCATGCGCAACAACCCCACGCCCCACCCGGCGATACGGTAGCCGACGCCCCTACCCCTAGGTCGTGCCCGTTTCCTCCCCCACCCTCGCGTCCCCGCCGTCACGGCGTCACCCATCCACTTCCTCTCCCTGCTGCTGCAGCTCGCGCAACCCCCATCTCACCCTCTTCCTTCCTGCCACACCGTTGCTACCACCGCCCTGCCCTGAGAGGGCCCGACGCCATGGACCTCCTCGAGAAGATGATGGGGCGGGGAGTGCTCTCGGACCTGCAGAACTTCTCCGGCCTGATGGAGCACCTGGCCAGCGTTGTCGACCTCAATGGCATGGCTGGACGGTAGGTTTGCTGGCTCATTCTTGGGATCGTCTTCGATTCGTTCGTCGCCTCCGTGGCTCTGGTCCGTGCCCCCCTGCCCCCAGCGACTGCTGATGCGGTCCGCCGTCCAGTACGTGCCGCATCACCGCTTTCTTCTATTTGCAAGTGGATGATTCAAGGGTCGGTTTGTAGTGCTTGTAAATTGTTGTTCATGAAATTATGCGAGACAGTGTAGTGTCTCTACTAGGACTGTTCCGCCGTGGGTTTAGAAAATTTCTTAGTCTGTGTTTTAAATTAGGGAACCAATGAACGCATGTCGTAGTGCATTCCTAATTTTAGACTGGAAATGCTTTGGGTGATTTAGATACTGAAGTAATGTTAGTACCTTTTGCAGATTGGAAATATATCTCACTGTGATCCATGTACAGTTAATGATTCAAGTCCCTCTCACTTAAGTCAGAGGAGACTCATCCCTAAAGTCATCCAGATATACACATCGTTCTCGCAACTTCACCATGGAAACAATATAGCTGCCAATTATTGTAGAAGATGTTGAGTAGAAACACACATAAAAGGTTGAAAGTGGTGGGAGACCATCAGACCAACCAGATGAACATCCTCAACCAACACCCTTGCACGAATGAAGGCACCTTTCTAGGATGAATGGAACATGCTTTTAAAAGATGAATATGGCAGCATTAGCTAATAGCATCAGCACTCGTTATTGATCGAAGTCTGAAATGTGTCACTAAGAATTCACATTATCCACAGGTGGCAAACGAGAAAATTAAAACTGACTATTTGTAAATGGTTAAGTCAAAATTTCAACTTTCTAATGTTAAACTGTTTGGAGGGAGCAAAGCTTTGCTCGGCATTGGTCTTACTACTTTGGTTTCCTATTTTTGTAGATCCATACTTGAACACAGATACAGGTACAATGTCCCCCTTTGAGCATGGTGAGGTGTCTGTTCTTGATTTTCTTGATAACGGTGGATAGGTACATCTCCCTAATACTTCCATTTAATACACATTTTTAAAATTTGCAGCCTCGATGGTATCTACCTAACCTGTGGTATTTGTAGGTTGACTTGGATTTGGGGAATTATGAGTGTTTCATAGATGTTACTCTGACGAGGGATAATATTACCTCTAGAAATATATACCAGTATCTTCTAGCTCAAGGAAATACTTGTGTTTTCTCATTTGAGATTGTAACTGATAGTTTCTACTTCTTTCGGTCTGTCATTGAGAAGGAGAGAAGGGGTGATTATATTGGAAAGACTTTATAGGTAATTTTTCTGTGGCATTTATTACTCATGTTGCATTGGACTGTCCATATCACATAATTTAAAATACCTATGGTTTCAAATATCCAGGTTGTTCCTCatgtcactgatgaaataaaataGTGGATACAGTCAGTGTCTTTAGTTCTTGTGGATGGGCAGATCTATCCAGCTGATGTTTGTGTTATTGAATTAGGAGGCACTGTGTGTAGGGTTTTATGACATCTTACAATATGACACTTATGTAATTATTATAATATAGCAGATAAATTGATTTCACTTTTTATTTTAGGTGATATTGAGTCAATGcccttcattgaagatttgcgcCAATTATCCTTTTCTCCTGGTATAGCTGGTTTTTCCATTGCAATTTCCACAATTTATGGTTGTGGTGATATGTTTTGGTTTTACAACTTCACTCTTATGAGACTTGTATTGTTTCTCATGGTTTTTTTCTATCTATTTGTTTGGGAACGGTTGGACCCTTAGATTAGGCTACACTCTTTGCACTGCCATTTCTTTTATGCTAATGTAGCATTCACACATTTTATATTTCTTGGAATTAAAGCCATCAAAATTGTACATTCATCTTATGATGTTGGGGTTATTTTGCAGACACATTCAGTGAAGATTTGTTCTCAGGTTGATCTGTGCAATTTTGATGGCACTCATGGTGTCAAGTGAGGACTGGTTAGGATCCTTGACAAATATTCTTTATGTTTCCCGCCCTTGCTTCCACTAGGCTAATTAAATTTCTCTCTTATTAAGGCAATTTCCACCAGGGTTCAAAATGAAACAGAAGTTCACTTGGCAACAAACTATACAAAGCCACTTATTCTTCACTGGTCATTAGCAAAAAAAGACTAGAGAATGGAAGGTAAAACTCCAAATTTTTTCATTTGTTTAAGATGCAAGCAGTTGTATTAACACTGCCATCAGTTCCAATGCAGTGTTATTTAAGTGTGCAAGAACTCCTTCAAATGTATTGCCATCTCCTTTCAAATTGCTTGATAGGGCGTGTGAAATTGAATTTACTAGACAAGAAAATAATTAAGCTCATTCATTGTTTAGGAGTAAAGACAAATGTATGATATTCTTTAGGACAAAGAGAAACAATTTCACAAATTTCAGCCAATTGATTCTACTACCTTAAAAAATTTATTCTAAAAGAATACTCAAACCTGGTGACCTTATGGCAATGAGCAAAAAACAATGTTTCTAGGTGGATAGACTTGATTTTAGGTACTCCTTCAATACCAAATTAGAAGTCATTTTAGCTTTTCTAAATACAAAGCTTTTGCTATGTGTCTTATTCTACAGTGTATCTACATACACAGTAAAAGTTATGAACCTAAAAAGGACAAAAATGCCTATATACACTATAAAAGCCAAAACGACCTACAATTTAGAAAGGAGGGAGTGGCTGAATTATGTTGAAGAAGTTATCACTCTGTAGTAGGTATAACTGGTATGCCAAAGTTCGAGCTCATTTTCTTTTCCATCATTTCACATTATTTTACTAGGATGTTTTTTTTGTTTTGGGTGTAGATAGATTTTAGTTTTCTTTTTTGTGAATCGGCCATGAGGTCCTGCTTAACATATTACCATGAAGATGCATTAATTACTTGCCTTAGGGGAACTTCCTGTTGCGTCTGTGTTTCAGGCATTAAACTCACCAGAAAAATTATAACGATCACTTACTTGCCTTGAAATCACAATCAATGTGGACACTTATTATCACAACTATATGGTTTTGTTTGTTTTGATAATGGGCTCAGATCCAAAGTCTGTTGCCATATATTATCAGTTGTACATTTCAACATATTTGAATTTGTGGAAGTGTCAGCTatgtgaaagctctcttgtgggttttggtggtttggatgacaacccaattaaaggactaacaagtgtgctaagtgttgaacaggtgcttaatgcaaagctaacagggttcaacacaagtgaacaagtgtgatggtccaaagactggattatctatagataatggacatcacaagtaagatggacattgcttaagtgagacttggtgtgcgtaactcagagacaaccgatcaagccaaggatggaggcaagaagagcttcgagttatcgagtgcacgggagaaggtcaaggagaccaggaacccaaagccaggggtgaagaagaagacttgcaaagtcaaggttgatcgagttaagaagacttatggtgcatcaaggatcactacataaggctcaagatcaagctcgagaagtgaacgggggttggggctcagatatgtcaatctagatcaagtcaagttgacttgatggtttagagtccaacatcgacctcaaacaagccaaattgggtaaaacgataaaaaaggttaagtatgtaaggtttgagtgttcaaccattttgcatacacctcttactacaagtttggtgctttggtttgctctctaactctttctgtagagaaagtaccattctgagctctgctggaggagaaacagaaaaactaggagaagaacaagaaagatgtaagtttctaggactaaatcaattggattatactctaaatgtgtttgtttaagtctcaggaaaatcctcccaaaagttgaagtcaaacggagaaagaacggaggaaaaagcacttagtgtgctgttggctggtgcacaggacagtgaatagtagctgtccggtgcacaggacagtgaatagtaactctgtccggtgcacaggacagtgaatagtaactgtgtccggtgcacaggacagtgaatagtcgcagcgtctggtgcacaggacagtgaatagtcgcagcgtccggtgcacaggacagtgaatagtagctgtgtccggtgcacaggacagtgaatagtgacctgtccggtgcacaggacagtgaatagtaacctgtccggtgcaccaacggctagctgttccagagaaggaaactgtcaatcagatccgttactgttcactgtccggtgcgccaccggacagtccggtgcacccgcaaccagggaaggctgggagcttccaaatgaagctctaacggctcctaggccatttggggctataaaagggacccctaggcgcctcaaacaacaacacaagtgcagccaacaattgtatacatcactcggatcgattctctctctccctcttgtgtaaatctctctagtttgtgtgaaggcaaagttataagcctttagagagtggagaggtgctgcaaagagctagagcaaagtcttgagcgcattgttactccgccggagtgctgtcaagaagattgtaagcagccgcggctttgttgtaacccaactcaacatagtggaaggctctatctgtcatactgacagatctgagcaaacggaggaaggagttgaaatagactccaagcccaggtgtggctaactccaacgaggactaggcaagcatttcaggcttggccgaacctcgggataaattcctgcgtctgtgtgcttcgctctgtattgtgtgctgactctctgtcttactcactttttatatctgcacttcaacacttatctgtggtacaagttatatttgaagtgcagggcattttgagacaggatcttctattccgctgcaacctactcgaaggatctttcattccactgcgatctggtccttgagtagagtaagaactaaagttttaaagtgataattttttattcgcctattcaccccccctctaggcgacatccagatcctgttcccgggcaaagggaactttcactaTGTACTCACCAAGGCACCCATTACGAGGCGTGGAACATCGTCGTGCTTGTTCCGGTGACGTTGTCCTGCCTCTATGAGAGGAAGAGGGAACTCAACAACCAAAAATGGACCTACCAGGTTGGTACCTCACGTACTCATATCATCTAATGTCAAACTGCTACTCTCCCCAGCCCCTCTCTGTTACTTCGAACCTATACACAAATAATGATTGTGAGACTTCGCGCATGAAGATCAGCCTGCACCGTGAGGTGCTAGGCGTGCGTTCCATCGTCAGGAGCTCCTCCGTCGAGTGGGGTTCTGTGGCCAAAAAGCAGCCCATGACATGGCACAAGGACACAAGGTCAGTGGTGTACTAATACTACAGGGTATGTCCCACCTTGTCGTTGGTTGTGTCTCTATGTCACACCCTGTCGCTGGTTGTGGCTCTAAAATGTGGATAGTTAGTACAAGTGGATGTTTTGCTGAAAATGTAGAATGGACTGATTGAAAGATGTGGTTTTCAAGTTGTCACTTGTCTGCTTAGAATAAAAGTTTGGGCAGTTTCAAGGTGGTACACAGCATATTATGATACAACTATAGTTGCCTCGCTCGCTTTTGATGTGGCTTTCATCATTGAATAAGGACCTGCTTGTTTACTCTCTAGATTATGGAATCCAACTTAAATAAGTTAAGTGACAAACAAACAACATATATTATcaactggattatataatctaaagttCACGCAATAATAGCAAAATTTTAGATGCTACTATACATGGTTTTTTATCACATTAGAAGATCAAACATGCCTCCACCAGAAATAAAGGACTTTGAAGGCAAATTCTCGTTAGTCCCTCAAAGTCGGGTGTTGAAAACTCATGCATGAAAATTGACCTAGACTACTGTGAATAATATATGTAAATTATTTTATCATGAAATAGATAAGGAAGCGCAGAACTTAAAAGCATGTAGTTCCGTTCTCAGTAGTGTGTTGTAGCAGGCTGTGTGCAGCCATCAGAATCCAATTGTCTAATGAGTGATGTCGTCATGCTCTGTCAGGTTGATTTGTTATTTATATGTTGATTGCTCCTGCAAATCAGTGGTGGATTTACTGCAGCGTGCATAATCTGGAGTCTTTCTTTTACACTGCTTCGATGAAATCTGATGTATTCACTACATGCAATTTCTGATTATTATTCATATTTCATAAGGTATGCCATCCGAAAGAGGCTCTTTGTCGGGTTTCACTCTACATACATTCAACTGTTAAACTATAGATAAAATGAATTTTCAAAACGTCACTTGTTTGACATATTCAGGATCATTTTGTCATTTGCtttattggtttatttgaatgtaTGTAGTATTATATTGCAGCATTACATAACTAGGCACATGACAAAATTCTGCTTATGAAATAGTTGGTACAGTAGTGTGCTTAACGATCTCAACTATCAAATTTCTATCGTGATGCATTTGGATTTTCCATGTCTATATCACCCTTGTATATCCTTCCTGCATTACTAATGTCATGAATTGGGGCGCTCTATGAAGTAGTAGGTGCTGATGTAGGTTTCCTCTGGGGAATGCTTTTTAATGATTTGTGCAGTTCATGCTACAATACTTAACAGAAACATTGGAATAGTCTTTTAGATGCATTGAATCCCAAATTTGTAGCTGAATTCGAATTTCATATCTATTGTTCTGTAATTTAAAAGCTTCAAATACTCTATAAACAACTTTGTGCTTCAAATGTGCAGAGACTCCATGTGGAGCTCCACATTGAACATCACAATGCATCAAGATGATTGGGTCCCTGCATTTGAACGGGGGATGGGTCCTTGAGACCCCTGTGTATCAAAGCACGTGGCATGCTGAATTATTTTCTCGGCTATAATGACATCATATATTGGCTAAAATGGACAATAAATTTAAGTGTTTTACAAGGGAAAAAGATTTTGTTGTATCTCATATTGAAATCTAACATGCACCTCTTGTAGAATTGATTATGGATACCCTAGATCTAACTTGCACCTCTCGTAATATATAGAAACCGTAGCAACACACAGACATTATACTATCATATATAGAAGTTTGCATGGTACTGATGGTTGCAACGCAGTGGTGAATTAGCTAgattaaaataaaaaaaaattagGTATGGCTAGAATCATAAAtcgattatgaaatattttctcaTAAGAGTATAATACACATCTGTACATAAGTTATTGTGATATTATATGttttcgttgcaacgcacgggcattcacctaGTAGTGTATAAAACATCTCACTGCAAGGTCTATACTGGTTATTTTTTTACATTCCACAACACAATATTTATATTTCTAAAAAAACTTTTTACAACAATATACTCAATAATTTATCTAATTATATAGCTAACTTTGTACCATAAGTATTaatattctgttatatatattttattAAAACTTAGAATTTTTGAGAGCGAGGATGGTATTTTTTTTATAGGACCAAAAATACCTAGCATTTATTATCCCACGCTGATGGATGAAAAAAGCGACGCACACCGGCCAGCGGGCAGCTCTTCCTCTCAGGCCAAGTCTACTCTCACCTCCCCCGTCTCTCAGATCCACGCTGCCTAGTTGTTCGGACTTCAGACCCCGCCGTGCGCTGCCCATGGCCGCGGGTCGCGGCGACGCGGCGAGCATGGTGGCGGTGGGTCTGGTGTGGGGCGCCACCAACGCGCTGATGCGGCGGGGCGCGCTCGTCTGGGACCGCCGCGCCCGTGCCTGCCCCTCCGGCAACGTCCTCCGGCGGTGGGCGGAGCTGCTCCTGACGTGGCAGTACTCGGCGCCGTTCGCCGCCAACCTGAGCGCGTCCGCGGCCTTCTTCGCGCTCCTCGGCGGCGCGCCCATCTCCGTGGCCGTCCCCGTCACCAACGCCGTCACTTTCGCCGccacggccgccgccgccgcggccctTGGCGAGCGCGTCCGGCCAGCGCCCGCGGTCCTTGGTACCACGCTCATCGTCCTCGGCGTCTGGGTCTGCATCTCGTAGGCTTAGGCTGAAGATCTGCTTGGTTTAGTTCTGGCATTACAGTCGTCGCATGGGGGGAAAAAAGGAAGTTTTGAGGGCAATTCTCAGATTCCATTTCACTCCTCTGTGCTGTGTTGCCAATTGCCATATGAGTGAATTATTCCCAGTTTGTTGATGGCAGCGGCGTTTCATTAGCTAGATGGTCAGAATATAATGCAGTTTCATTCTGGTAATTTTGGTTACTGAATCCATTTCTGCTTAGGTGATGAATGAATATAACACTACGGTTCCATTCATTACATCCTGAGGGTTGACATCCCACAGCAGAGCATTCTTCTACCCTTGGAGCTAATTTGAGAACCTTATTTTATCAATTGATTTCTAAATTCTCCTTGGCATTGAATTGGATCAACAGAGTTGTTTTTCCAAATTCATTTCAAGCTGAAATGGTATTGGGGCACGTTTCTGTTTCATATGTTTTGATGTTCAATTCCAGCAAATACCAAGCTCCTCGGTTCCGTATTGGGGGTGTGTGGTTTGCTTCTGTACTGATATCATGGTGAATTGAGGGTCAAATTCTAAGGCTCAATTCCAAGACATCCAAACACGTGGTGGTATTGGAGATATACAATTCCAATTCTCCAAATCCTAGCTTAATGCCAGCATCCAAATGGGGTGTTAGGTTTTTGGGGGGCAATGCATCACCACAAGTTACCTGAATATTCAGAAAcataggtgctgtttggttcgtCCGGTTTGCTCCAACGCAAGACGATTACGTTACTTTGTGTTTGGTTCTAGCATGCTGAAGATTCCATTCACGTAATCCTAGCCAAACAACACCATAATACTTGTAACAATTGACATTACAATGACTTGTTGGTATGGCTAAAAATCAGAACCAGTTCCTGGTTGTTTTGTCTTTAGATCATATACGGTTTGGTATTCAGATCAACCTTATCCAGTTTGTTCATTGGCGCCACGCCATTTACACTAAAAGGAAAGTAAATGCTATTCATCCATACAGAGTTACAGACTACCTTGAAAAGGAGGGTTATTTTTCATATACAAACTTGaactttattttttttatttctttgAGAACACAACTACATACGTACAAACAGACTTGCCCATGCATACACTATGCGCAATGCCATACCATACGACACGTAGACAGATGTAGGATTTGTCTTTGTGGGTCTTAATGGTGAGTTGAGAGCGAGGGCGCCACGCTAGGCAACGGCGAAGAGATGGCTGGCTTAGGTAGGACGGGAGCCAGAGGGGAGGACGAATAAGGCGACACGGAGGTGgagcggcggaaggtggcaacctCTGCGTCGTCACTGACGGCCGGTGGGCGAGGGGAAGTGGTGGTGGAAGGGCGAGGCGATAATGGTGACGACGAAAAGGAGGAGCTGCGGGAGGAGAACGGGGAAGAAGATTCTGTGTCGTGATGTGA
This portion of the Zea mays cultivar B73 chromosome 2, Zm-B73-REFERENCE-NAM-5.0, whole genome shotgun sequence genome encodes:
- the LOC100278112 gene encoding uncharacterized protein isoform X1; amino-acid sequence: MKKATHTGQRAALPLRPSLLSPPPSLRSTLPSCSDFRPRRALPMAAGRGDAASMVAVGLVWGATNALMRRGALVWDRRARACPSGNVLRRWAELLLTWQYSAPFAANLSASAAFFALLGGAPISVAVPVTNAVTFAATAAAAAALGERVRPAPAVLGTTLIVLGVWVCIS